ATTTTAAGTCGTTCTTTTATATTAAGAGTATGTTTGGGTTTGCGGTTTCAAAacgtacgatttaaaaatagtaatttgaaaatgcaatttttaaaaatgcagttaagtgtttggtaaaacCGTAGTTCGATCTTAAGAgttgcagtttagcctttaaaatcatgCACCCCtttgtttgcaatttgaaaatacaaattttctacattttcaaatcgtaatattttaaaaacacattttcaacCAATAGGACACTACATCCTCTTAAATATTAACATGCAACCAATGTTTATGGCACGCTGATGacccacaatcaaattaagaaaaatattctaTAATGTACATAGTACATTGCTCAAttgattctttttattttatttttggatccTTTTTTGTCCCTTTGCCCTACTTACGGGAGATTATAGATTAAGGGTGATAACTCcatcaaatatattttcatgaaaaaaatttcttctaaattggggtcaaaaggttttttttttttttttttttttttttgggatgaatcAAAGCTTCtataaccaaaaacaaaacaattacaCCTCCAGAAAAAGGAGAAGTCCCACAAAACACCTTACATCAAAAcagtcaaaaaaaaaagcaccaaTTGAGTCAAACTACAGCAAAGCTACAACATCCATAAAGCCGAATGTTGCCTATCAAGAGGAGATCTCTTGAATTTTCGGGTCAACACCTTGGTCCTAACATCCCATTTGATCCGAGCAACCAAGGCTTCCTCTATAAAGGGGGAATTTCCAAAACAAAGCTCATTTCGCAACCTCCAAATGTGGTAAACAACTGTAGCCAAACCAAGCTTACAAAGAGTGGTGTGCATCCCCTTACCCTTAAGACTACAAGCCCACAACACAATATCATCCCAGCTAACAATAGGACTAGGACTTAAGCAATCCGCCATAAGGTTTCACCAAATACGACGGCTGAAACCACATTGGAAAAAAAGGTGATCAATCGATTCTTGCACATGAAAACAGAACCTACATAAGGTATGCCCCATAAATCCCCAGACACACATTTTCTCCTTAGTCGCAGTGGCCTGTCTGAAAACCAGCCACAATATGAAAGCATGCTGAGGAATAACCATGGGATGCCATACAACCTTCCACCAAGGGACCACAGGGAACTTAGGTCTAAGAAAATGCCAAGTTTCTCCACAAAAGTAAACACCACTCTTGAACTTCCAAACAGCAACATCCACTTCTCCAATTTTAACATCCGAAAGTCTAACCTGAATAGCCACTAGATCATTTGATCTAGCAGGGGGCCAATTCCAGGAACCTTCATGTAGAACAATGGAGACACAAGCATTCAGACTAAGGCAAGAATCATAAACAGCCCGAAAACCATAAGCGTCAATCAGTCTATCATCCGGGTGCCATGCATCAAaccaaagagaaatgttatGGCCCATTCCCACTTTGAAACTGAACAACTCCTTGGCAACTTCTCTAAGATGCAGAGGTTTTTTCCAGCTTCAAGAACAACTCTTAGGAACTAGAATTTGCCAAAAACTTCTACCTTTAAGCCAATTAGACTCAAACaactggttttttattttttattttttatttttctgaatgATAAACTTTCATTAACCAAACAACTGAACACTTTACAAAGAAAAGTTATGGTAAAACATTATAAGCTTAAAAACCAACGAAACATCCCTCTgcaaaactaaattaaaatctcATCTATACTCAAAGCATTACAAAGtataacatttttatttgtCTTCATAAATGTACCTTTAGTAGTAAATCATATTTTCACTTCTCATTTAATATGTCGTAAAAGCTTTTCTTCGGTCCAGGAATTATTATCATGCCTCATAGCATTCTTAGTTCTCCAAATATTGTAAATAGAAGAACCAAACACAAACTTGCAAATATAGGCTTTCATAGTTTTCCCCTTCCACTCATACAAACCCAAAGAAACTACATCATCCCAACAAGTAGGTGGATTCAACACGTACAACACATAGCCCCATGACAACAAGTGGGTGGATTCAACAAGTACACCACATAGCCCCATGACATTTTTCCAAATTCTGCCACTAAACCCATaagggaaaaataaatgacctctatcttcttttttggatgaaaaatgacCTATATTTTCAATCCTAAAtctgcaaacaaaaaaaaataataataaaaaaaattgcatcccCTTGAAAGCCCCAATACAAAAGCTTCCTAGCTATCGAAAACGTATCCCTCATTAGgacaaaaaaaacttgttttaattCTGTCTATTAAATTAACACGTTTAACCGATTGACCGATCGATCaagtcagaaaaaatatttataacccaatttcaaagaaaattttatcctATAGATGAAGGGGTCTTCATGGCGGTGATGTGGGGGATAAGAATTGATTAAGTTGATAAATTATGGAGGGGTCGTTATCATGATaagttaaaagaaaagataaaatttaTAAGCTAAAAATTAACTGATGTTGAAAGGTGTTGGGATGGGAGGAGTGGataatatcgttaattgataaACCATAACATCATGCATGGTATGGTCTTGTGTAATGGAGAATTACCTAATCTAAGACATAGGGGATCAAGTTGAAATatgttgcccaaataattgaAGCAAGTTGTCCTTGTCCCATTTGCCGACTGTATATGATCGAAGCCATTATCAACTTCTATTGTGAGCTTCACGTTATCAAAGATTATCCGAtagcgatatatatatatatatatatatttatgcaaCCCCATTAAACAAGCTAGGCTTGACCAAACAAAGCAAGGATATTCTTCTTATCCTTTTCCTTATTCAGGGATTGAAATTCATCTTAAATGGataataaaacacaaaataatgattcaaaaaataaaaaataaaaaataatgacctTTCAATACTAGTAATTAGTACTACAATAACGTTACTAAAAGGTCAAGTCGATATAGAGCCgccttaattaatttataacatCGGACCCCTTTAATTAATTTGGGTCTTCCTAACGCACATCTTTTTCGGGCGTTACCAATTTCAAAATGCGACATTATCACCATACAACATAAATGATCCTCACAACAACTACTTCTAAAATTTTCTGAGTGCATTTGGATGAGTTTTTGAATagtctattcttttttttacttctttatttatttaatttttttattttttttattttttttaagttttgaaaaattattttgtaaggACCACATCTGAAAACTTGTTTTTgataactattttttaaaagtgcttgttaaaaaaaaaaaatgaaaagcatttGGATGTAATATTGAAAGcagatttttaaaacataaataaacaaaagaaaaagaaaaaagttactAAAATTTCTCCTTGAGTTTCTATTTTTacctttgaaaaatattatggaACTCTCTTATGCTTTATTCGTTTTTTACTTTTAGAtcatagttttaaattttgcaaAATTAAGACCTGAGTTTGCAATCGTTTTAAAGCTGAAacctttattcattttttttttcaaatacagaaaataataataaaaatataataatcctctttcttcaaaaaaattgcTTCTctaaattcttgcaaattttttattccttacccaaaaatacattaaaataaagagaagggTAGCCCCCTtctcttctctccttttttttttttttttttttttttaaaaaaaataaaaataaaaataaaaatgtattgcCCTCAGCCAAGTGACTCTTGGCTGCCTCCAAAgctcaaaagtcaaaacatgCCTCAcgtttgatttgttttttagttttaaattattcatctttttttcttttgagtgtttttaattaatttattcatcCTCTTAACATTGATTGACAATCTCATAAATATGATCCAAGTGAGGTTGCATCCATCGTCCAAATTGCCACTCCTAAAAGCAAGTTACACACGACTTTTTATGTCCCTTTTACAAGGAAGATTCCAAAGAACTAAGAGCACTAATAGTAAatttttaatcatattttttttaatatttaaagaataaaattatttttaaggaaTGAATAATAGACATGTATTATGTATacataaaaaattactatttattttcaacccttttatttaaatataaaacatttactatgagagattttgtttttttgttttttaataattttcatgaaatttttcttaaatataggaAGGAGAACAAGTATGATAACTACTCCTCAGTGCTCTAAGCGGTGAGGCGGCAAACCTTAGCAATTTCTTCGGCTGTCTTgtcctttctctttcttttttatttgtttattaatatcTTTTAGTCAGAGAAGGCGGTTTACTTTCAGGCAAtaatgtgtttttgtttttatttttattgatatatGTCATTATCAATAAAATATGTGATCCTCACGTTCACGTATTAATTTATTAAGATTGAAATTGAATgtgaaaattacatattttaaaagtaagtgtcaatttaatatttgaacccaatttaaaagaaaatttgttagtTATAATTTTAGTAAGAGATTGTGATGGTTTTCTTTTACATGTATCTAACTTCAATTAAAAGACATTCTTAATCGTTAATGGATCATAGATTCTTTGGGCATCATGAGTAATGATGAATTTCTTTGTGGGGGCATAAACTATCTTGCTGGATGTGACTGATGCATAGGTGCAGTCCATAAATTAATGGAAGCCTTTTGCACCTTTGATCCAACCAGTCTAGCTAGTTTAATTGATCAAggctaaaaaaatatatataaatttttgattGAATGAACTTAAACTAATTGTTGGCAACCTAGTCAAGGAGAAGATATTTTGTTCGGAAAAAGGCTATGAAATACATAAATGCAATTAACTGTTCGAATTAACATTAAGATCCCATTTATCCTAACCGGATAGCTCAATATGTTGCGTTCATTTgtctaaagaaacaaataagtCTTGTAACCCTTCTTTTTTATGGGCGATAAAAGTTTTGGTTCCGTTCTTGAggctatccaattttttttttatttattatttttaatcaaatagacttattttttaCCCTACACAaatttttatgtactaaaaatactttttaggGTTCAGCAATTTCAAACAAACCCACGTAATAAACTTTTTCATCGACATATTTATGATCTTATCTTTGTGCTTTGTTCGTGGAGGTAACCCACAATGTCTGCTAATGCTTAATTTAGTTGCCTAAACTAATTGCCATGTGAACAAATAGATTTGTCCATATCGTCTTTCAAGCAAAGTATCTTTTAAAGTGGAGAGGAAAAGTCTACTAGTCATAATGGGAATTGCATTAGGAGTTTACATTTAGCTATTTATCGGCTAATtgtcaattattattttaaaagatcTACATATCGCTAAGAAGCCATATCCGATTAAGATAACCGAAACATGAAGGCAAATAGGACGATGCAAACTACACACGGTGAAACAGTTACGATTCTAAGTGCTTCACATTAGTTAAGTATAATCTTAACGATGTGTATTTAAACTCCTAGACTCCCTGCCTTGACAGGTcgttttttaatagtaattcTACTTGAGACTTGTTTCAAAAGCCAAACACATTTTGCAATCTTAAAAATTCATAGAAGATGGAAGCGGTTCCATTCCATGGCCaaacaattttcaaggcaataTTGTAGAAATGAACAATTTATATAAGGGTGATATGTTACGATACTATGGGTTAagagtttaatcaaatcaatatCTAATAGTTTTAATGGTTCTTGAATCAATTGTTATGCCCTTAATAATCAGTATCAAAGCAGGTACCATGTAACGAGTTTAAGTCATTGAGGAGGCGACTTATAGACCAAATTAGGAATGAAAGTATGTGGAAGCTTAAGCAATGCATCAAATTAAGATGCGGTCCATAAATTAATGGAAGCCTTTTGCACCTTTGATCCAACCGGTCTAGTTTAATTGAtcgagtttaaaaaaaaatatagtttttgatTGAATGAACTTAAACTAATTGTTGGCAATCTAGTGGAGGagaatatattttgtttggaaaGAGCTTAGGCAAAAGGCTATGAAAACGGAAAcaaatttgaaatggagaggagccgaTTAGTTCATTTAGGACGGGTAAaatggttattttattttttttaaccattttaCCCCTCTTGAATACACTAActtgaaatagagaggatctTCTCCATGAAAAACATACATGCAATTAACCGTTCGAATTAGTGATAAGATCCCATTTACCGTAACTGGATAGTTAAAGATTGATGTGAGGTTCATTTGTCTAAAGAAACAGATAGATCTTGTAACTCTTCTTCTTTACGAGGCTatccaattttcattttttttaatttatattttttatcaaacaaatcTATTTTttactttgcataattttttatgtactaaaaatattttttaggcTTCTTAACGCAATCTTAAACAAACCCTTAAAATAAACCTTTTCTTCGACATATTTATGATATTATCTTTGTGCGTTGTGGTGGTAACCCACAATGTCTGCTAATGCTTTGGTTGCGTAAACAAATTGCCATGCGAACAATATGATTTCTCCATATCGTCTTTTAAGCTAAGTATCTTTCAAAGTGGAGAGGAAAAGTCTACTAGTCATAATGGGAATTGCATTAAGAGTTTACATTTTGCTGCTTATTGGCTAATTGCCAGTTATTATTTTAAAGGATCAACAGACCATTAAGATGCCATATCAGATTAAGATAACCAAAATATGAAGGCAAACAGGACGATGCAAATTACACAGGGTGAAATTTTACGATCCTAAGTGCTTTATATTGGTTAAATATATCTTAACGATGCGTATTTAAACTTATGGACACCACGTCTTGGCAAGTCgttttttaatagtaaattcTACTTAAGACTTGTTTCAAAAGCCAAGCACATTTTGCAATCTTGGAAATTCATAAAAGATGGAAGCGGTTCCATTCCTTGGTCcaacaattttcaaggcaataTTGTAAAAATGAACAATTTATACAAGGTTGGTACCGGTATGTTACGATACTAAAGGTTAagggtttaatcaaatcaatatTCAATAGTCTTACGGTTTTTGAATCAATTTTTATGCCCTTAATAATCGGTATCAGAACAAGCACCACGTCATGAGTTTAAGTCACTGAGGGGACGACTTATAGGCTGAATTAAAATGTATGAGTATTATGTACGAATATAGTATTAAGTCATTAAATATTAATAGGTGAGTGGagccataaaaaaataaatggctaCCATCGAACTAGCTAATATCGATAAAGTAGGTAGCCATAGTTATCAGATTTAAAAGCGTAGTGAAATATTACAATTCTACGAATTAAgtttttaatcaaatcaatatCAAACAGTCGTAGGGTTTTGGGATCAATTGTTAGGCCTTTAACATGATGATATAAGTAGGATATGTAGGACATTTTAAGTATGAGAGTGGAGTTTAATTTCCCATATCTAGATATGAATACAACTCTTTTGGTGGATCTTCgaagaattattaaaataattatcttGTATATGAGATGAGCATTATAATGTTAGAAATTCCGTAATTATTAAAGTATGGCCCACATGTCACATACGGTTTAATTAGACACATATTAAGGTGTTATGTATTTTGTTCTAAATAATGAATTATTCGTGGAATCATAATTGGAATTGATTTTTATTCCTATGATTAAGGAAAAGTTTTAATGCCCTACTATTTAATTAGTTACTCAAGGAGTCAGACACTTGAtcgaagaagaaataaaaatatctgaatttatttatttcaagaTAGTGTTGAAACTCTTGTTTAATCAAAGTTAAGCTCGATTATCAAATGACAAAGTATTGGCAATATGAGCTTGGTGGTATGGATTCCACTTAATTCGTGgattatcatatttatttaGGTCCACTGAAGCTCCCCATTAAACTAATAATTAAGCTAAGTAAATATGGAGGCAACCTTCTCACTTTCTTTAACCCCCTCACTCTTTTCATGTTAGTGAGATTTTGATCTCTGATTTCTTGTACAACGATACGAGATttatcaattaaattaattgacACTCActtcacttgtttttttttttttttttcccaaataaatatattaataaaacatcaaatactttttatttataaatatgtgTCTTCCTTcttgtaagaatattttgacaaatatCACACGTTAAAAGGAATAAATGCTTatgttataaaattttaattattttcatttaaaaaatcataaagATATAATTTCCTTAGGCCTCGTTTAATTCGCAAAATAAGTAATTGGAATAGAATGAATTTCATtgaaataaatattcttttatttggtaagAAATCTAGAAACCTATTTATAGGAATagacaacatatttttttttaaaaaaaaatcatatatttttttttaaattttttcaaactaaactttaaataaataaataaagaagttaGATATGTGGTGGCCGCATATCtaacttcttctctttctttttttttttcttttttttttttaaaggatttgagtttttttttttaaaaaaagaaattatgtgagttttttagtaattttgtttcaatttcaattatagtatatgtgttgtcactaaattaaaaaaattgaataattatttcattctaccatttttttattttcaataataactattcattttttaataaaatacacATTTTGCATACCAAATAAAAACTTAGAATTATAGAgaatctaaaacaaaaaaacattatccTACTCGGCTGCCCACCAAAATCATCATCCCAATAGAATTGGATATATATTCTATTTTGCTGATGAGTCAGCTCCCAACCCTAGCATCAGCCTCAGCCTCAGGGATAAGCATGGTTCGTCCCTACCCTAGTTAACCCCACGCAATAAAACTTAACCCTTAGTTAAC
Above is a genomic segment from Alnus glutinosa chromosome 12, dhAlnGlut1.1, whole genome shotgun sequence containing:
- the LOC133852710 gene encoding uncharacterized protein LOC133852710 → MGHNISLWFDAWHPDDRLIDAYGFRAVYDSCLSLNACVSIVLHEGSWNWPPARSNDLVAIQVRLSDVKIGEVDVAVWKFKSGVYFCGETWHFLRPKFPVVPWWKVVWHPMVIPQHAFILWLVFRQATATKEKILKGKGMHTTLCKLGLATVVYHIWRLRNELCFGNSPFIEEALVARIKWDVRTKVLTRKFKRSPLDRQHSALWML